In Festucalex cinctus isolate MCC-2025b chromosome 21, RoL_Fcin_1.0, whole genome shotgun sequence, one genomic interval encodes:
- the lamp5 gene encoding lysosome-associated membrane glycoprotein 5, translated as MGRAGFSTTDSGRLLLLGALLLSVSLGELEGENLSGLSDNPDRAIFAVRENGTTCLMVEFAVKLVVPYDVLALNRIDLITEQASFTLPRSAQIDGKCGSTESEIHISWKSNAYTLRIFFAKELRAKGAEVWKISKVQFVYDTSESSHFINAYNPGKHTATTHRLSALVTPAGLSYVCTAQQTLTLISSDHQKGVTVHMYDIQIQPFDMAADFVFSEPYKCITDQRERLEETLPLILGFILGLIIVITLTVYHFHLKLSASSTPPQLPRDRSMYKNM; from the exons ATGGGACGAGCGGGATTCAGCACCACGGATAGCGGACGGCTTCTTCTACTGG GTGCGTTGCTGCTGTCGGTGTCGCTGGGTGAGCTGGAAGGGGAGAACCTATCGGGGCTGTCGGACAACCCAGACCGGGCCATCTTCGCCGTGCGGGAGAACGGCACCACATGCCTCATGGTGGAGTTTGCCGTCAAACTGGTGGTGCCCTACGACGTGCTGGCGCTCAACCGGATAGAC CTGATCACGGAGCAGGCGTCGTTCACGCTGCCTCGCAGCGCTCAGATCGACGGCAAGTGCGGCAGCACCGAGTCGGAGATCCACATCAGCTGGAAGAGCAACGCCTACACGCTGCGCATCTTCTTCGCCAAG GAGCTGCGTGCCAAGGGTGCGGAGGTGTGGAAGATCAGTAAGGTCCAGTTCGTGTACGACACATCCGAAAGTTCTCACTTCATCAACGCCTACAACC CGGGCAAGCACACGGCGACCACTCACCGCCTGTCGGCGTTGGTGACGCCGGCCGGCCTCTCGTACGTGTGCACGGCCCAGCAGACGCTGACCCTCATCAGCAGCGACCACCAGAAGGGCGTCACCGTCCACATGTACGACATCCAGATTCAACCCTTCGACATGGCCGCCGACTTCGTCTTCAGCGAGC CATACAAGTGCATCACGGACCAGCGCGAGCGCCTGGAGGAGACCCTGCCCCTCATCCTGGGTTTCATCCTTGgcctcatcatcgtcatcacgcTGACCGTGTACCACTTCCACCTCAAGCTGAGCGCCAGCAGCACGCCGCCGCAGCTACCGCGCGACCGCTCCATGTACAAGAACATGTAG